From a single Miscanthus floridulus cultivar M001 chromosome 8, ASM1932011v1, whole genome shotgun sequence genomic region:
- the LOC136476999 gene encoding flavonoid 3'-monooxygenase CYP75B137-like yields the protein MDAAAAAASTTLLYGALLLAAFLFVAAAVRGRGSKSNGGSLPPGPTGLPLVGSLPSLDPQLHVYFARLAGRYGPIFSIRLGSKLGVVVTSPSLAREVLREQDLVFSGRDVPDAARSISYGGGQNIVWNPVGPTWRLLRRVCVREMLSPAGLDNVHALRAREFMATLAHLHAQAVAAAPVDVGAQMFLTVMNVITGTLWGGNVGSDSERAAVGKEFRHLVAEITDMLGAPNVSDFFPALARFDLQGIRRKSDVLKERFNQMFARIIEQRVSAERGGGEPPAPDFLEYMLKLEKEGGDGKASFTMTNVKALLMDMVVGGTETTSNTVEWAMAELMQKPELLAKVREELDAVVGRDAVVEESHLPQLHYLHAVLKETLRLHPALPLMVPHCPSADATVGGYRVPAGCRVFVNVWAIMRDPAVWKDPQEFIPERFLSGAGGEGEGRKWDFNGSEMDYLPFGSGRRICAGIAMADRMTAYSLAMLLQAFDWALPAGARLELDEKFAIVMKKATPLVAVPTPRLSKPELYSA from the exons ATGgacgccgccgcagcagcagcctccaccacgCTCCTCTACGGCGCACTCCTGCTGGCGGCTTTCCTCTTCGTGGCCGCCGCGGTGCGCGGCCGCGGGAGCAAGAGCAACGGCGGCAGCCTCCCGCCGGGTCCCACGGGCCTGCCGCTGGTGGGCAGCCTGCCGTCGCTGGACCCGCAGCTGCACGTCTACTTCGCGCGCCTCGCGGGCAGGTACGGTCCCATCTTCTCCATCCGCCTGGGCTCCAAGCTGGGCGTGGTGGTCACCTCCCCGTCCCTGGCGCGCGAGGTGCTGCGCGAGCAGGACCTCGTCTTCTCCGGCCGCGACGTCCCCGACGCGGCGCGCTCCATCTCCTACGGCGGCGGGCAGAACATCGTGTGGAACCCCGTGGGCCCCACGTGGCGCCTCCTCCGGCGGGTGTGCGTCCGGGAGATGCTCAGCCCCGCGGGGCTGGACAACGTGCACGCGCTCCGCGCGCGCGAGTTCATGGCCACGCTGGCCCACCTCCACGCGCAGGCCGTCGCCGCGGCGCCCGTCGACGTCGGCGCGCAGATGTTTCTCACCGTCATGAACGTCATCACGGGCACGCTGTGGGGCGGCAACGTCGGCAGCGACAGCGAGCGCGCCGCGGTCGGGAAGGAGTTCAGGCACCTCGTCGCCGAGATCACCGACATGCTCGGCGCGCCCAACGTGTCCGACTTCTTCCCGGCGCTCGCGCGATTCGACCTGCAGGGCATCCGGAGGAAGTCCGACGTGCTCAAGGAGCGGTTCAACCAGATGTTCGccaggatcatcgagcagagggtcagcgccgagcgcggcggcggcgagccccCCGCGCCCGACTTCTTGGAGTACATGCTCAAGCTCGAGAAGGAAGGCGGCGACGGGAAGGCATCCTTCACCATGACCAACGTCAAGGCACTGCTCATG GACATGGTGGTCGGGGGCACGGAGACCACGTCGAACACCGTGGAGTGGGCCATGGCGGAGCTTATGCAGAAGCCGGAGCTGCTGGCCAAGGTGCGGGAGGAGCTGGACGCGGTGGTGGGCAGGGACGCGGTGGTGGAGGAGTCGCACCTCCCGCAGCTGCACTACCTGCACGCGGTGCTCAAGGAGACGCTGCGGCTGCACCCGGCGCTGCCGCTGATGGTGCCGCACTGCCCCAGCGCCGACGCGACGGTGGGCGGCTACCGCGTCCCCGCGGGGTGCCGCGTGTTCGTCAACGTGTGGGCGATCATGAGGGACCCCGCCGTGTGGAAGGACCCGCAGGAGTTCATCCCGGAGAGGTTCCTgagcggcgccggcggcgaagGCGAAGGGCGCAAGTGGGACTTCAACGGCAGCGAGATGGACTACCTCCCGTTCGGGTCCGGGCGCAGGATCTGCGCCGGCATCGCCATGGCCGACCGGATGACGGCCTACTCGTTGGCCATGCTGCTGCAGGCGTTCGACTGGGCGCTGCCGGCCGGCGCGCGGCTGGAGCTGGACGAGAAGTTCGCGATCGTCATGAAGAAGGCCACGCCGCTGGTGGCCGTGCCGACGCCGAGGCTGTCCAAGCCTGAGCTCTACTCCGCCTAG